One genomic window of Desulfuromonas sp. AOP6 includes the following:
- a CDS encoding iron-sulfur cluster assembly scaffold protein, which yields MYTETVLDHFNNPRNVGIIDDPTVLVQVGDPGCGDSLLLTLKIEDDRLVDIRYKIYGCGAAIATSSMGSELAKGKTLAEALTVGNAEVAAALGGLPEEKEHCSNLIASALQAGIRQYLDSRRQEEAK from the coding sequence ATGTATACCGAAACAGTGCTGGACCATTTCAACAACCCACGCAACGTGGGGATTATCGACGACCCCACCGTGCTGGTGCAGGTGGGTGATCCAGGGTGTGGGGACTCGCTGCTGCTGACGCTCAAAATCGAGGATGACCGCCTGGTCGATATCCGCTACAAGATCTACGGCTGCGGGGCGGCCATCGCCACCTCTTCCATGGGGAGCGAGCTGGCCAAGGGGAAAACCCTGGCCGAGGCCCTAACGGTGGGGAATGCAGAGGTTGCCGCTGCCCTCGGCGGGCTGCCGGAGGAGAAAGAGCACTGTTCCAACCTGATCGCCAGTGCCCTGCAGGCCGGCATCCGTCAGTACCTGGACTCCCGGCGGCAGGAAGAGGCGAAATAA
- a CDS encoding DUF134 domain-containing protein — MSPRSKKPRTCSCPLQSEERQVFKPAGTPLKELERISLYHDELEALHLCDGLGLTQEDAGGRMGISRGTVQRLVTSGRQKTAQALIEGYALIIGEEPSEEEAP, encoded by the coding sequence ATGTCGCCACGCAGCAAAAAGCCGAGAACCTGCAGCTGCCCTTTGCAAAGTGAAGAACGCCAGGTTTTCAAGCCAGCCGGAACCCCGTTGAAGGAGCTGGAGCGGATCAGCCTTTACCACGACGAGTTGGAAGCTCTCCACCTTTGTGACGGGCTCGGTCTGACACAGGAGGATGCCGGAGGGCGCATGGGTATCTCCCGCGGCACCGTGCAGCGCCTGGTGACGAGCGGACGCCAAAAAACCGCCCAGGCCCTGATTGAAGGGTATGCCCTGATTATCGGCGAAGAGCCTTCTGAAGAAGAGGCTCCTTGA
- a CDS encoding RtcB family protein, with protein MSVKIERIDACRWRIPREGDMRTEGLVFASEKMIDFLRQEQALEQVRNVATLPGIVGPSIAMPDIHWGYGFPIGGVAAFSEDEGVVSPGGVGYDINCGVRLLRSALTVAEIRPFVQQLADTLFRNIPSGVGSCRQDLKLSSTQELKVLRQGARWAVEHGFGNEEDLLHIEEGGTIAGADPDLISDRALERGRAQLGTLGSGNHFLEVQEVETIHDPAAAEVLGLFPGQMTVTIHTGSRGLGYQVCDDYLRLMQKASQKYGIHLPDRQLCCAPLSSPEGKQYLAAMACAANFAFANRQLITAWVRESFEQVTGKGPGDLRLSVIYDVCHNIAKWEKHPVKGREMTLCVHRKGATRAFPPGHPDTPALYRQIGQPVLIPGDMGRYSYVLVGTQAGYEETFGSTCHGAGRLMSRHAAKRAARGRNIEAELARQGIVIRAAGRATVAEEIPEAYKDVMEVVDVVQQAGIGKIVARLRPVVVIKG; from the coding sequence ATGAGCGTTAAGATCGAGCGTATCGACGCCTGCCGCTGGCGTATCCCCCGGGAGGGGGACATGCGCACCGAGGGGCTGGTCTTTGCCAGCGAAAAGATGATCGATTTCCTGCGTCAGGAGCAGGCCCTCGAACAGGTGCGCAACGTCGCCACCCTGCCTGGCATCGTCGGACCTTCCATCGCCATGCCGGACATTCACTGGGGCTACGGTTTTCCTATCGGCGGCGTCGCCGCCTTTTCTGAAGACGAGGGAGTCGTTTCTCCCGGCGGGGTCGGCTACGATATCAACTGCGGCGTGCGCCTGTTACGCAGCGCCCTCACCGTGGCGGAGATCAGACCCTTCGTCCAGCAGCTCGCTGACACGCTCTTTCGCAACATCCCCTCCGGAGTCGGTTCCTGCCGCCAGGATCTTAAACTCAGTTCAACCCAGGAGCTCAAGGTTCTACGCCAGGGGGCCCGCTGGGCCGTGGAGCACGGCTTCGGCAATGAAGAGGATCTGCTCCACATCGAAGAGGGCGGCACCATCGCAGGCGCCGACCCCGATCTGATTTCCGACCGGGCCCTCGAACGCGGCCGCGCCCAACTCGGTACCCTGGGCAGCGGCAACCACTTTCTGGAGGTACAGGAAGTAGAGACCATCCATGACCCGGCGGCTGCGGAGGTGCTGGGCCTCTTTCCGGGCCAGATGACCGTCACCATCCATACGGGCAGTCGAGGTCTGGGCTACCAGGTATGCGACGACTACCTGCGCCTCATGCAGAAAGCCAGCCAGAAATACGGCATCCATCTCCCCGACCGCCAGCTCTGCTGTGCCCCCCTGTCCAGCCCTGAAGGCAAGCAGTACCTGGCCGCCATGGCCTGCGCCGCCAATTTCGCCTTCGCCAACCGGCAGCTGATTACCGCCTGGGTGCGGGAATCTTTCGAGCAGGTGACCGGCAAGGGACCGGGCGACCTGCGCCTCTCCGTTATCTATGATGTCTGCCACAACATTGCCAAGTGGGAGAAACATCCCGTCAAGGGCCGGGAGATGACCCTGTGCGTCCACCGCAAGGGGGCCACCCGCGCCTTTCCGCCCGGCCATCCCGACACCCCGGCGCTCTACCGGCAGATCGGTCAGCCGGTGCTGATACCCGGCGACATGGGCCGCTATTCCTATGTTCTGGTGGGGACGCAGGCGGGCTACGAGGAGACCTTCGGCTCCACCTGTCACGGCGCCGGCCGCCTCATGTCGCGGCACGCCGCCAAACGCGCCGCCCGTGGGCGCAACATCGAGGCGGAACTGGCCAGACAAGGCATTGTCATCCGCGCCGCCGGACGGGCCACCGTGGCCGAGGAAATTCCCGAAGCCTACAAGGATGTCATGGAAGTGGTCGATGTGGTACAACAGGCAGGTATCGGCAAAATTGTGGCCCGACTGCGACCTGTCGTCGTTATAAAAGGGTAA
- a CDS encoding complex I NDUFA9 subunit family protein, whose translation MKVFVTGATGFVGSEIIRQLTVAGYTARCLVRPGSEHKMEILKGVEIRHGDAGEPETLVDALKGCEAVIHLIGIIREFPHKGITFKKLHVDATRNILQAARDQGVGRFVHMSSNGTREGATSAYHQSKWAAEELVRDSDLDWTIFRPSVIFGPGDQFINMLADMMHKLPVMPVIGDGTYRMSPVAVEDVAKGFIKSLKQQEASGQVYHCCGPQALTYDEILDEIGRALGKTSVAKLHHPLCLMKPVIGLLDGFSWFPLTRNQLAMMLEGNVCDPEPWAQTFGITPTPLPEGISHYLSS comes from the coding sequence ATGAAAGTATTCGTCACCGGAGCAACGGGTTTTGTCGGTTCCGAGATCATCCGCCAGCTCACCGTTGCCGGGTATACGGCCCGCTGTCTGGTCCGACCCGGCTCGGAACACAAGATGGAGATTCTGAAAGGAGTGGAAATCCGGCACGGCGACGCCGGCGAACCGGAAACGCTGGTGGATGCCTTAAAAGGCTGCGAGGCGGTGATCCACCTCATCGGCATCATTCGCGAATTTCCTCACAAGGGGATTACTTTTAAAAAGCTGCACGTCGACGCCACCCGTAACATCCTGCAGGCGGCCAGGGATCAGGGCGTCGGACGTTTCGTGCATATGAGTTCCAACGGTACGCGGGAGGGGGCGACCAGCGCCTATCACCAAAGCAAATGGGCGGCCGAAGAACTGGTGCGGGATTCCGACCTCGACTGGACCATTTTCCGCCCCTCGGTCATCTTCGGTCCCGGCGACCAGTTTATCAACATGCTTGCCGACATGATGCACAAGCTCCCCGTCATGCCCGTTATCGGCGACGGCACCTACCGCATGTCTCCCGTGGCCGTCGAGGATGTGGCCAAGGGTTTCATCAAAAGCCTCAAACAGCAAGAAGCCAGTGGCCAGGTCTACCATTGCTGCGGCCCGCAGGCCCTTACCTACGATGAGATTCTCGACGAGATCGGGCGAGCTCTTGGCAAAACGTCCGTAGCCAAGCTCCACCATCCCCTCTGTCTCATGAAACCGGTGATCGGCCTGCTGGACGGCTTTTCCTGGTTCCCTCTCACCCGCAACCAGTTGGCCATGATGCTTGAGGGCAATGTCTGCGATCCGGAACCTTGGGCCCAAACCTTCGGAATCACACCGACCCCCCTACCTGAAGGCATCAGCCACTACCTGTCATCCTGA
- a CDS encoding hydrogenase small subunit, producing the protein MKEDFSSEAVVLPEEILQKWETRGVSRRDFIKFCTGITATLALPLSFVPRVAAALEDLRVPLIWVEFQGCTGDTEALLRANQPTVAEILLDLLSVEYHETIMAAAGQQAEEAKHQAMEKYKGKYIAVVEGSIPAGDDGVYCTIAGDSALNIARKVCGNAAATIAVGNCATFGGLPAAAPNPTGAISVQEAVPGATVINLPGCPLNADNLTATIVHFLTFNRLPATDRLGRPLFAYGKRIHDNCERRSHFDAGQYAEAFGDEGHRKGFCLYKLGCKGPETFHNCPSVRYNEGTSWPVMAGHGCIGCAEPGFWDTMTPFYRRLPQVPGFGVEVTADQIGVGLAVGTAAAFAAHGVASAFRKGHAFKSDNLVQKDKEE; encoded by the coding sequence ATGAAAGAAGACTTTTCCTCTGAAGCTGTTGTTCTGCCGGAGGAGATCCTGCAGAAATGGGAAACGCGTGGCGTCAGTCGCCGTGATTTTATCAAGTTCTGCACCGGGATAACGGCCACACTGGCTCTTCCTTTGTCCTTTGTCCCCAGGGTGGCCGCGGCCCTGGAAGATCTGCGTGTGCCTTTGATCTGGGTGGAATTCCAGGGGTGCACCGGGGATACGGAGGCCCTGCTGCGGGCCAATCAGCCAACCGTGGCGGAGATCCTGCTCGACCTGCTCTCCGTGGAATATCACGAAACCATCATGGCGGCCGCCGGCCAGCAGGCAGAAGAAGCCAAGCATCAGGCCATGGAAAAATACAAGGGCAAATATATTGCCGTGGTTGAAGGGTCTATCCCCGCCGGGGATGACGGTGTCTACTGCACCATTGCCGGCGACAGCGCCCTCAATATCGCCCGCAAGGTATGCGGCAATGCCGCGGCCACCATTGCCGTAGGCAACTGCGCCACCTTTGGGGGCCTGCCCGCCGCTGCCCCCAATCCCACCGGCGCCATCTCGGTGCAGGAGGCCGTTCCCGGCGCCACGGTCATCAACCTGCCGGGCTGCCCCCTGAATGCCGACAACCTCACTGCCACCATTGTCCATTTCCTCACCTTTAATCGCCTCCCGGCCACCGATCGCCTCGGGCGTCCCCTCTTTGCCTACGGTAAGCGCATTCACGACAACTGTGAGCGTCGCAGCCATTTCGATGCTGGTCAGTATGCCGAGGCCTTCGGCGACGAGGGCCATCGCAAGGGGTTCTGTCTCTACAAGCTCGGGTGCAAGGGGCCCGAGACTTTCCATAATTGCCCGTCGGTGCGCTACAACGAGGGCACCAGCTGGCCGGTCATGGCCGGTCACGGGTGCATCGGCTGTGCAGAGCCCGGTTTCTGGGATACCATGACCCCCTTCTACCGTCGTCTGCCGCAGGTGCCGGGCTTCGGGGTTGAGGTGACGGCCGATCAGATCGGTGTCGGCCTGGCAGTGGGAACGGCGGCGGCCTTTGCCGCCCATGGCGTGGCCAGCGCCTTCCGCAAGGGACATGCATTCAAATCGGACAACCTCGTGCAAAAGGACAAGGAGGAGTAG
- a CDS encoding BCAM0308 family protein translates to MQKDVGKFGISDKRGRVKTSSDPYIPEEGRKEPSLCSGCKAVYKNKRWYFDPDFYEEASKDSGSHWVTCPACQKIEQNYPEGIVTLRGNYLWKHEEEIRNILKNEETRAMAKNPLERIIQINRQDDALVVETTEEKLAEHLGRALHKAHQGDLNVTWTEDHARCRVTWERIE, encoded by the coding sequence ATGCAAAAAGACGTGGGAAAATTTGGCATCAGTGATAAGCGCGGCAGGGTAAAAACGAGTTCGGATCCTTACATCCCCGAAGAGGGGCGCAAAGAACCATCGCTCTGCAGTGGCTGCAAGGCCGTGTATAAAAACAAGCGCTGGTATTTTGACCCCGACTTTTACGAGGAGGCCAGCAAAGACTCCGGATCTCATTGGGTCACCTGTCCCGCCTGCCAGAAAATCGAACAGAACTACCCGGAAGGCATCGTGACCCTGCGCGGCAATTACCTATGGAAGCATGAAGAGGAAATCCGCAACATTCTCAAGAATGAAGAAACCAGGGCGATGGCCAAAAACCCACTGGAGCGCATTATCCAGATCAACCGACAGGACGATGCCCTGGTCGTGGAGACCACCGAGGAGAAGCTGGCGGAGCATCTGGGCAGGGCTCTACACAAAGCCCACCAGGGAGACCTGAATGTCACCTGGACGGAAGATCACGCCAGGTGCCGCGTTACCTGGGAACGGATAGAATAA
- a CDS encoding archease has protein sequence MASYRLLEHTADMGIEATAATLEELYTQAAKGLIAIIFEDAGGTALSDRAIELDGSDLADLLVRWLNEILYLIEVEHFLPCRFTLEPIQDHHLRGIVGGFHFDVENVRAEREIKAVTYHRLEVIRQGSDWLARVYVDL, from the coding sequence ATGGCCTCCTACCGTCTCTTGGAACATACGGCCGACATGGGCATCGAGGCGACCGCCGCGACCCTTGAGGAGCTCTACACGCAGGCCGCCAAAGGGCTCATCGCCATCATTTTCGAGGACGCCGGCGGAACGGCGCTGAGCGACCGCGCCATTGAACTTGACGGCAGTGACCTCGCCGATCTTCTTGTCCGCTGGCTCAATGAGATTCTCTATCTAATCGAAGTGGAACACTTTCTACCCTGCCGTTTCACTCTCGAACCTATCCAGGACCATCACCTGCGGGGTATTGTCGGCGGATTTCACTTCGATGTGGAAAATGTGCGGGCCGAAAGAGAGATCAAGGCCGTCACCTACCACCGGCTTGAGGTCATCCGTCAGGGCTCTGACTGGTTGGCCCGGGTCTACGTCGACCTGTGA
- a CDS encoding DUF302 domain-containing protein: protein MIQAELYKAETDKRLPLFVEDLALAAGRRGFTIHNEDKMAMAHTFSAHGLEVGQGFDLHMIQICKPERASQSLLKNPERAVLMPKFIITFTKEGKTQIRFLSYARELVESLVEDEEFSDSLDRSFAEIREILEEARL from the coding sequence ATGATCCAGGCAGAACTATACAAAGCAGAGACGGACAAGAGGCTCCCCCTTTTTGTGGAGGATCTGGCGCTGGCCGCCGGACGGCGGGGCTTCACCATCCACAATGAAGACAAAATGGCCATGGCCCATACCTTCAGCGCGCATGGTCTGGAGGTAGGCCAGGGGTTTGATCTGCACATGATCCAGATCTGCAAGCCGGAGCGGGCTTCGCAGAGCCTGCTGAAAAACCCGGAACGGGCGGTGCTGATGCCCAAGTTCATCATCACCTTCACCAAAGAGGGCAAAACCCAGATTCGTTTTCTGAGTTACGCCAGGGAGCTGGTGGAGTCCCTCGTCGAGGATGAAGAGTTTTCGGATTCCCTCGATCGGAGCTTTGCGGAGATACGGGAAATTCTGGAAGAGGCTCGCCTGTAG
- a CDS encoding NifB/NifX family molybdenum-iron cluster-binding protein: protein MKICFPVESNEGMESVVFGHFGSAPLFVVVDTESRDVQAVGNGDKDHAHGQCKPLRALGGQQVDAIVVGGIGSGALLGLNQAGLKVFQAQGVTVADNLACLREDSLPELTQQGTCGGHGHGHGCGHDH, encoded by the coding sequence ATGAAAATCTGTTTTCCGGTAGAGAGTAATGAAGGGATGGAAAGTGTGGTCTTTGGTCATTTCGGTTCAGCGCCGCTGTTTGTGGTTGTCGATACGGAGAGCCGCGACGTGCAGGCCGTGGGTAACGGCGACAAGGATCATGCCCACGGGCAGTGCAAGCCCCTGCGCGCCCTTGGTGGGCAGCAGGTAGACGCCATTGTCGTCGGCGGCATCGGCAGCGGTGCTCTTCTGGGCTTGAACCAGGCCGGCCTCAAGGTTTTTCAGGCGCAAGGGGTGACGGTGGCCGACAACCTTGCCTGTCTGCGCGAGGACAGCCTGCCCGAATTAACCCAGCAGGGAACCTGCGGTGGTCATGGCCACGGACATGGCTGTGGACATGACCACTAG
- a CDS encoding bile acid:sodium symporter has product MWSLLNKISKNLVIAIPVMMVAGFVYGLLTEAAPLKALILPFTFLMVYPMMVTLKIRKVLEGGDTKAQVLTQVVNFAIIPFVAFGFGKLFFPNSPYLALGLLLAALVPTSGMTISWTGLAKGNLAAAVKMTVVGLIVGSLATPFYVRGLMGAQVDVELLSILKQIVLMVFLPMVAGYFTQRALVRRYGQERFQNTWAPLFPSLSVLGVLGIVFIALALKARAVAANPEQLLTIFIPLLLLYLFNYGLSTVVGKMLLPREDAIAMVYGTVMRNLSIALAVAINAFGAAGSEAALVISLAYVVQVKSAAWYVKYTDKVFGPVPAKSQPQKCAG; this is encoded by the coding sequence ATGTGGAGTCTGTTGAACAAAATCAGTAAAAATCTGGTTATCGCCATTCCGGTGATGATGGTCGCCGGTTTCGTCTATGGCCTGCTGACGGAGGCGGCACCGCTGAAGGCGCTGATTCTGCCCTTCACCTTCCTCATGGTCTACCCCATGATGGTGACCCTGAAGATCCGCAAGGTGCTCGAAGGGGGGGATACCAAGGCGCAGGTGCTGACCCAGGTGGTCAATTTCGCCATAATCCCTTTTGTGGCCTTCGGGTTCGGCAAGCTTTTCTTTCCGAATAGTCCCTACCTGGCCCTTGGTTTGCTGCTGGCGGCCCTGGTGCCGACCAGTGGCATGACCATTTCCTGGACCGGTCTGGCGAAGGGGAATTTGGCCGCGGCGGTGAAGATGACCGTAGTCGGGCTGATCGTCGGTTCCCTGGCCACGCCTTTTTACGTGCGTGGCCTCATGGGAGCGCAGGTCGATGTCGAACTGCTGAGTATTCTCAAGCAGATCGTGCTCATGGTTTTTCTGCCCATGGTCGCCGGTTACTTCACCCAGCGTGCCCTCGTCCGGCGTTACGGTCAGGAGCGTTTCCAGAACACCTGGGCGCCGCTCTTTCCTTCCCTGTCCGTGCTGGGGGTGTTGGGGATCGTTTTTATCGCCCTTGCCCTCAAAGCCAGGGCGGTAGCGGCCAATCCTGAGCAGTTGCTGACTATCTTTATTCCCTTGCTGCTGCTGTATCTGTTCAATTATGGGCTCAGCACGGTGGTGGGTAAAATGCTGCTCCCCCGTGAAGATGCCATTGCCATGGTCTACGGCACGGTCATGCGCAACCTCTCCATCGCTCTGGCCGTGGCCATCAACGCCTTTGGTGCGGCCGGCTCGGAGGCTGCTCTGGTCATCAGTCTGGCCTATGTGGTGCAGGTTAAATCGGCGGCCTGGTACGTGAAATATACCGACAAGGTTTTCGGCCCGGTCCCAGCGAAGAGCCAGCCACAGAAGTGCGCCGGCTAA